The Blastomonas fulva genome contains a region encoding:
- a CDS encoding citrate synthase — protein sequence MSDSASLKIGDKDSSYAIRSGTIGPDVIDIRKLYAETGCFTYDPGFTSTASCDSALTYIDGDEGVLLHRGYPIGELAEDSSFMEVSYLMLNGELPSKDELDTFTYTISRHTMLHEQLMQFYRGFRRDAHPMAIMCGVVGALSAFYHDSTDIADPEHRRISSHRLIAKMPTIAAAAYKYSVGQPFVYPDNSLSYTGNFLKMTFGVPAEPYEVNPVVERALDRIFILHADHEQNASTSTVRLAGSSGANPFACIAAGIACLWGPAHGGANEAALNMLREIGTPDKIPHYIARAKDKNDPFRLMGFGHRVYKNYDPRATVMQKTVREVFEALKVSDPVFEVALQLEEMALNDPYFIEKKLFPNVDFYSGVILSAIGFPTTMFTALFALARTVGWVAQWNEMISDPGQKIGRPRQLYTGPTQRPYVPVDKR from the coding sequence GTGTCAGACAGCGCATCATTGAAGATCGGCGACAAGGACAGCAGCTATGCCATCCGGTCGGGAACGATCGGCCCGGATGTCATCGATATCCGCAAGCTTTATGCCGAGACGGGTTGCTTCACCTATGACCCGGGCTTCACCTCCACCGCCAGCTGCGACAGCGCGCTGACCTATATCGATGGCGATGAAGGCGTGCTGCTGCACCGCGGCTATCCGATCGGCGAACTCGCCGAGGATTCGAGCTTCATGGAAGTGTCGTACCTGATGCTGAACGGCGAACTGCCCAGCAAGGACGAGCTCGACACCTTCACCTACACCATCTCGCGCCACACCATGCTGCACGAGCAGCTGATGCAGTTCTATCGCGGCTTCCGTCGCGATGCGCACCCGATGGCGATCATGTGCGGTGTCGTCGGCGCGCTTTCTGCCTTCTATCATGACTCGACCGATATCGCCGACCCCGAGCATCGCCGCATTTCCAGCCATCGGCTGATCGCCAAGATGCCGACGATTGCTGCTGCCGCGTACAAGTATTCGGTCGGCCAGCCCTTCGTCTATCCCGACAACTCGCTGTCCTACACCGGCAACTTCCTCAAGATGACCTTCGGCGTTCCGGCAGAGCCTTATGAGGTGAACCCGGTGGTCGAGCGCGCGCTCGACCGCATCTTCATCCTCCACGCCGATCATGAACAGAACGCTTCGACCTCGACCGTTCGCCTGGCAGGGTCCTCGGGCGCCAATCCGTTCGCGTGCATCGCTGCGGGCATCGCCTGCCTCTGGGGCCCGGCGCATGGCGGCGCCAACGAGGCGGCGCTCAACATGCTGCGCGAGATCGGCACTCCCGACAAGATCCCGCACTATATTGCGCGTGCCAAGGACAAGAACGATCCGTTCCGCCTGATGGGCTTCGGCCACCGCGTCTACAAGAACTACGATCCGCGCGCGACGGTGATGCAGAAGACCGTGCGCGAAGTGTTCGAGGCACTCAAGGTCAGCGATCCGGTGTTCGAGGTCGCGCTGCAGCTCGAGGAAATGGCGCTCAACGACCCCTATTTCATCGAGAAGAAGCTGTTCCCGAACGTCGATTTCTATTCGGGCGTGATCCTCTCGGCGATCGGCTTCCCGACCACGATGTTCACCGCGTTGTTCGCACTTGCGCGCACCGTCGGCTGGGTCGCGCAGTGGAACGAGATGATCTCCGATCCCGGCCAGAAGATCGGTCGCCCGCGCCAGCTGTACACCGGCCCGACGCAGCGTCCCTATGTTCCGGTCGACAAGCGCTGA
- the gltX gene encoding glutamate--tRNA ligase, whose protein sequence is MADRQVVTRFAPSPTGFLHIGGARTAMFNWLFARHHGGKALLRIEDTDKARSTPEAIEAIFAGLDWLGLDWDDTPVFQSERAGRHAEVAHQLLAAGNAYKCFATAEELEAMRAEQREKKLPMRYDGRWRNRDASEAPEGAPYVIRLKAPQTGKLTIADEVQGSVTVDARELDDYVLLRSDGTPTYMLAVVVDDHDMGVTHIIRGDDHLNNAFRQLVLIQAMGWPEPIYAHIPLIHGNDGAKLSKRHGALGVENYRDDMGIVSDAMFNYLLRLGWGYGDREKISRAEAVELFSLANVGKSPSRFDAKKLVNLNGQYLREMDDAALAALVAPRVAALMPDVDAAASTDLLARAMPVMKLRARDLNELADGAQFLFKTRPLGMDEKAKSLLEGDGIAILQTVSPVLAETAPWTAAALEDKVTQFAEAQGHGLGTYAQPLRAALTGQARSPGIFDVLELLGREESLARINDVTRVAA, encoded by the coding sequence ATGGCCGACCGACAGGTCGTCACCCGTTTTGCGCCTTCGCCGACCGGTTTCCTCCACATCGGCGGCGCGCGCACCGCGATGTTCAACTGGCTGTTCGCGCGGCATCACGGCGGCAAGGCGCTGCTGCGGATCGAGGACACCGACAAGGCGCGCTCCACCCCCGAAGCGATCGAGGCAATCTTTGCCGGGCTCGACTGGCTGGGTCTCGACTGGGACGACACCCCGGTGTTCCAGAGCGAACGCGCAGGCCGCCATGCCGAGGTCGCGCATCAGCTGCTGGCTGCGGGCAATGCGTACAAGTGCTTCGCCACCGCAGAAGAGCTGGAGGCGATGCGCGCCGAGCAGCGCGAAAAGAAGCTGCCGATGCGCTATGATGGCCGCTGGCGGAACCGCGACGCATCCGAAGCGCCCGAAGGCGCGCCCTATGTCATCCGGCTGAAGGCGCCGCAGACCGGCAAGCTGACCATCGCCGACGAGGTCCAGGGATCGGTCACCGTCGACGCACGCGAGCTCGACGACTATGTCCTGCTGCGTTCGGATGGCACGCCGACCTATATGCTCGCGGTCGTGGTCGACGATCACGACATGGGCGTTACCCACATCATCCGCGGCGACGATCACCTCAACAATGCCTTCCGCCAGCTCGTGCTGATCCAGGCCATGGGATGGCCCGAGCCCATCTATGCGCATATCCCGCTGATCCACGGCAACGACGGCGCCAAGCTGTCCAAGCGGCATGGCGCGCTGGGTGTCGAGAATTACCGCGACGACATGGGCATCGTCTCGGATGCGATGTTCAACTATCTGCTGCGGCTGGGCTGGGGCTATGGCGACCGCGAGAAGATCTCGCGCGCCGAGGCGGTCGAGCTGTTCAGCCTCGCCAATGTCGGCAAGTCGCCCTCGCGCTTCGATGCCAAGAAGCTCGTCAATCTGAACGGCCAGTATCTACGCGAGATGGATGACGCCGCGCTCGCCGCCCTGGTCGCGCCGCGGGTTGCCGCATTGATGCCGGATGTGGATGCCGCCGCCAGTACCGACCTGCTTGCCCGCGCGATGCCGGTGATGAAGCTTCGCGCGCGCGACCTCAACGAGCTTGCCGATGGAGCTCAGTTTCTCTTCAAGACGCGACCCTTAGGCATGGACGAGAAAGCAAAATCTTTGCTAGAAGGCGATGGGATCGCGATTTTGCAGACAGTATCGCCAGTTCTGGCCGAGACAGCGCCTTGGACTGCCGCCGCTCTGGAGGACAAGGTTACGCAATTCGCCGAGGCTCAGGGGCACGGCCTCGGTACTTACGCCCAGCCGCTGCGCGCCGCCCTGACCGGGCAGGCGCGCTCTCCGGGCATTTTCGATGTGCTCGAACTCCTGGGACGCGAGGAATCGCTCGCCCGGATCAACGACGTCACGCGCGTGGCCGCCTGA
- a CDS encoding cation:proton antiporter domain-containing protein has protein sequence MHNPLDNPVFSDALVILGAAGIVIPAFARFRITPIIGFLLIGILVGPSGLGSLVDEYPWLYHITITDAESIGPYAEFGIILLLFTIGLELSFKRLWSLRKLVFGVGAAELLLSALIIGAALNLAGQNWSGAIGLGLALALSSTALVLPMSGTTSPVGRAALAMLLFEDVAIVPIIFLLGALAPMAGATEAGSLGMTLLLGVATVVAMLVLGRLVLPRMFAQAARTKSPELFLAASLLVVITASLATASVGLSPIVGALLAGLIIAETEYRGEVEILIEPFKGLALGVFLITVGMSIDLRVIAAYWQELAIAVVGVLVVKAVVTGLLLRVAGARRGTAAEAGVLMASPSETTLIVLAAAVQAQLIQASTAQFWQIVTAIGLTITPLLAKLGHTMARHLEMRASDAAPIDQSDIANDRTVIFGYGRVGEIIADMLKQHQQPYVAVESNVDVVMDARRSGVPIVFGDVARPELLDRLRLGHARALILTMDDPVLAVQIVRRVHGWVPDLTIIARARDTEHAAELYRAGATLAVPEALESSLQLSEALLVDLGIAMGHVIASIHEKRDEMRRRIMDEGELDEKPALRSSEVSAG, from the coding sequence ATGCACAATCCGCTCGACAATCCGGTTTTCAGCGATGCCCTGGTCATTCTGGGCGCGGCAGGGATTGTCATCCCGGCCTTTGCCCGCTTCCGGATCACACCAATCATCGGTTTCCTGCTGATCGGTATCCTGGTCGGGCCGTCGGGGCTGGGCTCGCTCGTGGATGAATATCCCTGGCTGTACCACATCACCATCACCGATGCGGAATCGATCGGGCCCTATGCCGAATTCGGTATCATCCTGCTGCTGTTCACCATCGGGCTGGAGCTTTCGTTCAAGCGGTTGTGGAGCCTGCGAAAGCTGGTGTTCGGGGTCGGCGCCGCCGAGCTTTTGCTGTCAGCGCTGATCATCGGGGCGGCGCTCAACCTTGCCGGGCAGAACTGGAGCGGCGCGATCGGGCTGGGGCTGGCGCTGGCGTTGTCGTCCACCGCGCTGGTGCTGCCCATGTCGGGCACCACCTCGCCGGTGGGCCGCGCAGCGCTGGCGATGCTTCTGTTCGAGGATGTCGCGATCGTGCCGATCATCTTCCTGCTCGGCGCGCTGGCACCGATGGCGGGGGCAACCGAAGCCGGCAGCCTCGGCATGACGCTGCTGCTGGGCGTGGCCACCGTGGTCGCCATGCTGGTGCTGGGCCGGCTGGTACTGCCGCGCATGTTCGCGCAGGCCGCGCGCACCAAGAGTCCCGAGCTGTTTCTGGCCGCCAGCCTGCTGGTGGTGATCACCGCCAGCCTTGCGACCGCGTCGGTCGGGCTGTCGCCGATCGTCGGAGCGCTGCTTGCCGGGTTGATCATCGCCGAAACCGAATATCGCGGCGAGGTCGAGATCCTGATCGAACCGTTCAAGGGCCTGGCGCTGGGCGTGTTCTTGATTACGGTGGGCATGTCGATCGATCTTCGTGTGATCGCCGCTTATTGGCAGGAACTCGCGATCGCAGTGGTCGGCGTGCTGGTGGTCAAGGCGGTGGTCACCGGGTTGCTGCTGCGCGTCGCAGGCGCGAGGCGTGGCACGGCGGCGGAGGCCGGCGTGCTGATGGCCAGCCCGTCCGAGACCACGCTGATCGTGCTTGCTGCCGCAGTGCAGGCGCAGCTGATCCAGGCATCGACCGCGCAGTTCTGGCAGATCGTCACCGCGATCGGCCTGACGATCACGCCGTTGCTGGCCAAGCTCGGCCACACCATGGCCCGGCACCTCGAAATGCGCGCGAGCGACGCCGCGCCGATCGACCAGTCGGATATCGCCAACGATCGCACCGTGATCTTCGGCTATGGCCGTGTCGGCGAGATCATCGCGGACATGCTCAAGCAGCACCAGCAGCCCTATGTCGCGGTGGAATCCAATGTCGATGTGGTGATGGACGCGCGGCGCTCCGGCGTCCCGATCGTGTTTGGCGATGTCGCGCGCCCCGAACTGCTTGACCGGCTGCGGCTGGGCCATGCCCGCGCGCTGATCCTGACGATGGACGATCCGGTGCTGGCGGTGCAGATCGTGCGGCGCGTGCACGGCTGGGTTCCCGACCTCACCATCATCGCCCGTGCGCGCGATACCGAGCACGCCGCCGAGCTTTATCGCGCCGGGGCCACGCTCGCGGTGCCCGAGGCGCTGGAAAGCTCGCTGCAGCTTTCCGAGGCTTTGCTGGTCGATCTGGGGATAGCGATGGGCCATGTCATCGCGTCGATCCACGAAAAGCGCGACGAAATGCGCCGCCGGATCATGGACGAGGGTGAACTCGACGAGAAGCCGGCATTGCGCTCCAGCGAGGTCTCTGCGGGGTAG
- a CDS encoding histidine phosphatase family protein, giving the protein MAGRLFIARHGETVFNAAKRLQGDHLHTPLTRAGFAQADGMGAALARVLGPRPALSLHASDTGRALQTLAVITEHLGLDWHDAAHDPRLVEIGMGCWGGRYYADVIAEVGPVIEAPEMLLRCAPDGESYPEIADRVIDWLAEHAADPGDRLVIMHGISSRVLRGVLLGLPPHPVFGAPVAPGLPQGSVVMIADGHEEIVVTGTGGGHA; this is encoded by the coding sequence ATGGCTGGGCGCCTGTTCATCGCGCGGCACGGCGAAACCGTGTTCAACGCCGCCAAAAGGCTGCAGGGCGACCATCTCCACACGCCGCTGACCCGCGCAGGCTTTGCTCAGGCCGATGGCATGGGCGCGGCGCTGGCCCGGGTGCTGGGCCCCCGCCCTGCCCTGTCGCTCCACGCATCGGACACCGGCCGCGCGCTGCAGACACTGGCGGTGATCACCGAGCATCTCGGGCTCGACTGGCACGATGCGGCGCACGACCCCCGGCTGGTCGAGATCGGCATGGGCTGCTGGGGCGGGCGCTATTATGCCGACGTCATCGCCGAGGTCGGCCCGGTGATCGAGGCACCCGAAATGCTGCTCAGATGCGCGCCCGATGGCGAGAGTTATCCCGAGATCGCCGATCGCGTCATCGACTGGCTGGCAGAGCATGCCGCCGACCCCGGCGACCGGCTGGTGATCATGCACGGCATTTCGAGCCGGGTGCTGCGCGGCGTGCTGCTCGGCCTGCCGCCGCACCCGGTGTTCGGCGCCCCGGTCGCCCCCGGACTGCCGCAGGGATCGGTGGTGATGATCGCCGATGGCCACGAGGAGATCGTTGTCACCGGCACCGGCGGAGGCCATGCGTGA
- a CDS encoding NADP-dependent isocitrate dehydrogenase produces the protein MAKIKVAKPVVEIDGDEMTRIIWEWIRERLILPYLDIDLKYYDLSVEKRDETNDKITVDASNAIREHGVGVKCATITPDEQRVEEFNLKKMWKSPNGTIRNILGGVVFREPIVISNIPRLVPGWTDPIVVGRHAFGDQYKATDFRVPGPGKLRLVFEGEDGTKIDEEVFQFPSSGVAMAMYNLDDSIADFARASMNYGLDRGWPTYLSTKNTILKAYDGRFKDIFEEVFQAEFKDKFDAAGITYQHRLIDDMVASALKWSGKFVWACKNYDGDVQSDTVAQGFGSLGLMTSVLMTPDGKTVEAEAAHGTVTRHYRMHQQGKATSTNPIASIFAWTRGLIYRGRFDETPEVVRFAETLERVCVETVESGAMTKDLAILIGPDQAWMTTEQFFEAIRQNLETEMGTWA, from the coding sequence ATGGCCAAGATAAAAGTAGCCAAGCCCGTCGTCGAGATCGACGGCGACGAAATGACCCGCATCATCTGGGAGTGGATCCGCGAACGCCTGATCCTGCCCTATCTCGATATCGATCTGAAATATTACGATCTTTCGGTCGAGAAGCGTGACGAGACCAACGACAAGATCACCGTCGATGCCTCCAACGCGATCCGCGAGCATGGCGTTGGCGTCAAGTGCGCGACGATTACCCCCGACGAACAGCGCGTCGAGGAGTTCAATCTCAAGAAGATGTGGAAGTCGCCCAACGGCACGATCCGCAACATTCTGGGCGGCGTGGTCTTCCGCGAGCCGATCGTGATCTCGAACATTCCGCGTCTGGTTCCCGGCTGGACCGACCCGATCGTGGTCGGTCGTCACGCCTTTGGCGACCAGTACAAGGCCACCGATTTCCGTGTCCCCGGCCCTGGCAAGCTGCGTCTCGTATTCGAAGGCGAGGACGGCACCAAGATCGACGAGGAAGTGTTCCAGTTCCCGTCCTCGGGCGTCGCCATGGCGATGTACAACCTCGATGATTCCATCGCCGATTTCGCCCGCGCCTCGATGAACTATGGTCTCGATCGCGGATGGCCGACGTATCTGTCGACCAAGAACACCATCCTCAAGGCCTATGACGGCCGCTTCAAGGACATCTTCGAAGAGGTCTTCCAGGCCGAATTCAAGGACAAGTTCGACGCAGCCGGCATCACCTATCAGCATCGCCTGATCGACGACATGGTCGCATCGGCGCTGAAATGGTCGGGCAAGTTCGTCTGGGCGTGCAAGAACTATGACGGCGACGTGCAGTCTGACACCGTCGCGCAGGGCTTTGGTTCGCTGGGTCTGATGACTTCGGTGCTGATGACCCCGGATGGCAAGACGGTGGAAGCCGAAGCCGCTCACGGCACGGTCACCCGCCACTATCGCATGCACCAGCAGGGCAAGGCGACCTCTACCAACCCGATCGCGTCGATCTTCGCCTGGACCCGCGGCCTCATCTATCGCGGCCGCTTCGACGAGACGCCAGAAGTGGTGCGCTTTGCCGAAACGCTCGAGCGGGTTTGCGTGGAAACCGTCGAAAGCGGCGCGATGACCAAGGATCTGGCGATCCTCATCGGCCCCGATCAGGCATGGATGACCACCGAGCAGTTCTTCGAAGCGATTCGCCAGAACCTCGAAACGGAAATGGGTACTTGGGCGTAA
- a CDS encoding carbon-nitrogen hydrolase family protein: MAQRSSKARLEVRQARRGDIPGISQLVERAYPSLPPYKFGELRGQINNFPQGQFVAILDGEIVGYCASSRVTEAMAFAPHDWEEISGNGFGTRHVPTGEWLYGYEMCVDPAQRGVRIGKRLYEARRALAELLDLNGIVFAGRIPGYDKAKRTKKADSPEDYLAKVIDGKLRDPVIGFQIANGFAPVGILTRYLPEDKQSRGHAVQMVWRNPYVNPDEPPTHRVPRGVESVRLATVQFQARAVANFEEFVRNVEYFVDVAADYKADFVLFPEMFTMSLLSFAKKKMGPQEAIEALSEFTPRIRDELTRMAMEYNINIIGGSHPTRADDGDIQNIALVALRDGSIHAQEKIHPTPNERYWWKIKGGDSIDAIQTDCGPIGVLICYDSEFPELARRLADEGARIIFVPFCTDSREAYMRVRYCCQARAIENQCYVVMSGNVGNLPDVENMDIQYSQSCILTPCDLPFARDGIAAEASENVETLTISDVNLDDLSWARSEGTVRNLGDRRYDLYHIEWDRAVGRGTAAAKRERARQAAPAGPQGGGGG, encoded by the coding sequence ATGGCACAGCGCAGCAGCAAGGCACGGTTGGAGGTACGGCAGGCCCGGCGGGGTGATATTCCCGGAATATCGCAACTCGTCGAGCGTGCCTATCCCAGCCTGCCACCGTACAAATTCGGTGAGCTGCGCGGGCAGATCAACAACTTTCCCCAGGGCCAGTTCGTCGCCATTCTGGACGGCGAGATCGTCGGCTATTGCGCCTCGTCTCGGGTCACCGAGGCGATGGCGTTCGCCCCGCACGACTGGGAAGAGATCAGCGGCAACGGCTTCGGCACGCGCCATGTGCCCACCGGCGAATGGCTGTACGGCTATGAGATGTGCGTCGATCCGGCGCAGCGCGGCGTCCGCATCGGGAAGCGTCTGTACGAGGCGCGCCGCGCGCTTGCCGAACTGCTCGATCTCAATGGCATCGTCTTTGCCGGGCGGATCCCGGGATATGACAAGGCCAAGCGCACCAAGAAGGCGGACAGCCCGGAAGATTATCTCGCCAAGGTGATCGACGGAAAGCTGCGCGATCCGGTGATCGGCTTCCAGATTGCCAACGGTTTCGCGCCGGTCGGAATTCTCACCCGCTATCTGCCCGAGGACAAGCAGTCGCGTGGCCATGCGGTGCAGATGGTGTGGCGCAACCCCTATGTGAACCCCGACGAGCCGCCGACCCACCGCGTTCCGCGCGGTGTCGAGAGCGTCCGCCTCGCCACGGTGCAGTTCCAGGCGCGTGCGGTCGCGAATTTCGAGGAGTTCGTGCGCAACGTCGAATATTTCGTCGATGTGGCAGCCGACTACAAGGCCGATTTCGTGCTGTTCCCCGAGATGTTCACGATGTCGCTGCTCTCCTTCGCCAAGAAGAAGATGGGGCCGCAGGAGGCGATCGAGGCGCTCAGCGAATTCACTCCGCGCATCCGTGACGAACTCACCCGGATGGCGATGGAATACAACATCAACATCATCGGCGGATCGCACCCCACGCGCGCGGACGATGGCGATATCCAGAACATCGCGCTGGTGGCGCTGCGCGACGGATCGATCCATGCGCAGGAAAAGATCCACCCCACCCCCAACGAGCGATACTGGTGGAAGATCAAGGGCGGCGACAGCATCGATGCGATCCAGACCGATTGTGGTCCGATCGGCGTGCTGATCTGCTACGACAGCGAATTCCCCGAGCTGGCGCGGCGTCTGGCGGACGAGGGCGCGCGGATCATCTTCGTGCCGTTCTGCACCGACAGCCGCGAGGCCTATATGCGCGTGCGCTATTGCTGCCAGGCGCGCGCGATCGAGAACCAGTGCTATGTCGTGATGTCGGGCAATGTCGGCAACCTGCCCGATGTCGAGAACATGGACATCCAGTATTCGCAAAGCTGCATCCTGACGCCCTGCGACCTTCCGTTCGCGCGCGATGGTATTGCGGCGGAAGCCAGCGAGAATGTCGAGACGCTAACGATCAGCGATGTCAACCTGGACGACCTCAGCTGGGCACGCAGCGAGGGCACGGTCCGCAACCTGGGCGACCGCCGCTACGATCTCTATCACATCGAATGGGACCGCGCTGTGGGACGCGGCACGGCCGCTGCCAAGCGCGAGCGGGCTCGGCAGGCGGCACCTGCCGGGCCGCAGGGCGGCGGCGGCGGATAA
- the rlmN gene encoding 23S rRNA (adenine(2503)-C(2))-methyltransferase RlmN, with translation MTTDTSLEASAATSMDMAIPGHIDPVPVPRPITPRADGRSDLMGLMREDIAALLETAGLDRKQAKLRSKQLFHWIYHRGVTYFDSMTDIAKQMRPWLEERFVIGRPQVVEAQVSSDGTRKWLLRTDDSQEYEMVFIPDADRGTLCISSQVGCTLNCRFCYTGTMRLVRNLTPGEIVGQVMLARDALGEWPKGAMDQLDDEEDAASYTADGRLLTNIVLMGMGEPLYNFDNVRDAMKVVMHGDGLALSKRRITLSTSGVVPLMARCGEEIGVNLAVSLHAVTKEVRDEIVPINRKFGLEELLQACADYPGASNARRITFEYVMLKDKNDTDEDARELVRLIKGYGLPAKVNLIPFNPWPGAIYECSDPERIKRFSDIVFEGGISAPVRTPRGRDIMAACGQLKSASEKKSRAELDRLAEEKQAALG, from the coding sequence ATGACAACCGACACTTCCCTCGAAGCTTCCGCCGCGACCTCGATGGACATGGCCATCCCCGGCCATATCGATCCCGTTCCCGTGCCGCGCCCGATCACGCCACGCGCCGATGGCCGTTCCGACCTGATGGGGCTGATGCGCGAGGACATCGCCGCCTTGCTCGAGACTGCCGGGCTCGACCGCAAACAGGCCAAATTGCGCTCGAAGCAGCTGTTCCACTGGATCTATCACCGCGGCGTGACCTATTTCGACAGCATGACCGACATCGCCAAGCAGATGCGGCCCTGGCTGGAGGAGCGTTTCGTCATCGGCCGTCCACAGGTGGTCGAGGCGCAGGTGTCGAGCGACGGCACCCGCAAATGGCTGCTGCGCACCGATGACTCGCAGGAATACGAGATGGTGTTCATCCCCGATGCGGACCGGGGCACCTTGTGCATCTCCAGTCAGGTCGGGTGCACGCTCAACTGCCGATTCTGCTATACCGGCACGATGCGGCTGGTGCGCAACCTGACCCCGGGCGAGATCGTCGGCCAGGTGATGCTGGCGCGCGATGCACTGGGCGAATGGCCGAAAGGCGCGATGGACCAGCTCGACGACGAGGAGGACGCTGCGTCCTACACCGCCGATGGCCGGCTGCTCACAAACATCGTGCTGATGGGCATGGGCGAGCCGCTCTACAATTTCGACAACGTGCGTGATGCGATGAAGGTGGTGATGCACGGCGATGGCCTGGCGCTTTCCAAGCGCCGGATCACGCTTTCGACCAGCGGCGTGGTACCCTTGATGGCGCGGTGCGGCGAGGAGATCGGGGTGAACCTTGCGGTCTCGCTGCATGCGGTGACCAAAGAGGTGCGCGACGAGATCGTGCCGATCAACCGCAAGTTCGGGCTGGAAGAGCTGCTGCAGGCCTGCGCCGACTATCCTGGCGCAAGCAACGCGCGGCGCATCACGTTCGAATATGTGATGCTCAAGGACAAGAACGACACCGACGAGGATGCGCGCGAGCTGGTCCGGCTGATCAAGGGTTATGGCCTGCCCGCCAAGGTCAACCTGATCCCGTTCAATCCCTGGCCCGGCGCGATCTACGAGTGTTCGGACCCCGAGCGGATCAAGCGCTTTTCCGACATCGTGTTCGAAGGCGGCATCAGCGCCCCGGTGCGCACCCCGCGCGGCCGCGACATCATGGCCGCGTGCGGCCAGCTGAAATCCGCATCCGAGAAGAAGTCCCGCGCCGAGCTCGACCGGCTGGCGGAGGAAAAGCAGGCGGCTTTGGGGTGA
- the dnaN gene encoding DNA polymerase III subunit beta has translation MKATIERATLLKSLSHVQSVVERRNTIPILSNVLIEASADGALRFMATDLDLQIVETMSAYSVETPGSITVSAHTLFEIARKLPDGSQVMLDAADGKMLVRAGRSRFTLPTLPRDDFPVIAEGDLPTSFELAAAELVQIIDKTRFAISTEETRYYLNGIFLHVADDDRPVLKAAATDGHRLARVTLDRPDGAEGMPDVIVPRKCIGELRKLLDERGDAKVQIDLSASKIRFTLGSAILTSKLIDGTFPDYSRVIPTANDKLLKIDPKAFAQGVDRVATIATEKTRAVKMALEKDKITLSVTSPENGTAAEEVEGEYSSDGFEIGFNARYLLDILGELEGDVIELHLADSSAPTLIRENDKSNALYVLMPMRV, from the coding sequence ATGAAAGCGACAATCGAACGCGCGACGCTCCTCAAGAGCCTCAGCCATGTTCAGTCGGTGGTGGAACGGCGCAACACGATCCCCATTCTGTCCAACGTGCTGATCGAGGCCTCGGCAGATGGCGCACTGCGCTTCATGGCGACCGACCTCGATCTGCAGATCGTCGAAACGATGAGCGCCTATTCGGTGGAAACCCCCGGATCGATAACCGTTTCGGCGCACACCCTGTTCGAAATCGCCCGCAAGCTGCCAGACGGCAGCCAGGTGATGCTCGATGCCGCCGACGGCAAGATGCTGGTCCGCGCCGGACGCAGCCGCTTCACGCTTCCCACGCTGCCGCGCGACGATTTCCCGGTGATCGCCGAGGGCGACCTGCCGACCAGTTTCGAGCTGGCCGCGGCAGAGCTGGTGCAGATCATCGACAAGACCCGCTTTGCGATCTCGACCGAAGAGACGCGCTATTATCTCAACGGCATCTTCCTGCATGTCGCCGATGATGATCGCCCGGTTCTCAAGGCTGCGGCGACCGATGGCCATCGCCTCGCCCGCGTCACGCTCGACCGTCCCGATGGCGCAGAGGGGATGCCCGACGTCATTGTTCCGCGCAAATGCATCGGCGAATTGCGCAAGCTGCTCGACGAACGAGGCGATGCCAAGGTGCAGATCGACCTGTCCGCCAGCAAGATCCGCTTCACTTTGGGCAGCGCGATTCTGACCTCCAAGCTGATCGACGGGACCTTCCCCGATTACAGCCGGGTGATCCCGACCGCGAACGACAAGCTGCTCAAGATCGACCCCAAGGCTTTCGCTCAGGGCGTCGATCGCGTCGCGACCATCGCCACCGAAAAGACCCGCGCGGTCAAGATGGCGCTGGAAAAGGACAAGATCACGCTGTCGGTCACCAGTCCGGAAAACGGCACCGCGGCTGAAGAGGTCGAGGGCGAATATTCTAGCGACGGGTTCGAAATCGGCTTCAATGCGCGCTATCTGCTCGATATCCTGGGTGAGCTAGAAGGCGATGTCATCGAACTGCATCTGGCCGACAGCAGCGCGCCGACGCTGATCCGCGAAAACGATAAATCGAATGCGCTGTACGTGCTGATGCCGATGCGCGTCTGA
- a CDS encoding low affinity iron permease family protein produces MDRFFTLIATHVSRAVGQPFAFVAAMGIICVWGVTGPVFGYSDTWQLVINTGTTIITFLMVFVIQNSQNRDAAAMQAKLDELIRTQQDARNAFIGIEHLTEVQIEKIRAALESEGEAQEEARLERHESVDRFLKRL; encoded by the coding sequence ATGGACCGGTTCTTCACCCTCATTGCGACCCATGTCTCGCGCGCCGTGGGGCAGCCTTTCGCCTTTGTTGCGGCGATGGGCATTATCTGTGTCTGGGGGGTGACCGGGCCGGTGTTCGGCTATTCCGATACCTGGCAGCTGGTAATCAACACCGGCACCACGATCATCACCTTCCTCATGGTATTCGTCATCCAGAACAGCCAGAACCGCGATGCCGCCGCGATGCAGGCCAAGCTCGACGAGCTGATCCGCACCCAGCAGGATGCGCGCAACGCGTTTATCGGGATCGAACACCTCACGGAGGTGCAGATCGAAAAGATCCGGGCGGCGCTGGAAAGCGAGGGCGAAGCGCAGGAAGAGGCGCGGCTGGAGCGCCACGAGAGCGTCGACCGGTTCCTGAAGCGGCTTTGA